The Solanum pennellii chromosome 4, SPENNV200 genomic interval ttagggggagataTGTGTagcagctgaaaattatgtgtggggtgaattatctagatcctcgttaaaaaaatgtgaacttgaagttcaaaagataattcattttcaaaatgttgCAAGTAATTTGCCAGATGTAATTGCTGaaccaatattttaattaagatgCAAATGCTCCAAGAAActagtccttgaaggacagagtctatggtACGCCTAAAGCGTGATAGACTAATCGATTTCAAATGTAAAACTCCTTGATAAAGAAGAGGAGCAAATTATTAAAATGGTCATTGctaatgaggcaagtgctttgaagagcactatgacataaaatttcataaaacctTGGCAAAGGTTCACGTAtctgaaaatgatgaaaaataaagagatctcGATAATTTATGTCGTATTGAAATCGATATCAAAATGGTCGTCGACGGCATATTTGATATGATGTAGCACTCAATACTATAAATGATTACGAGGATCTTAAATTTgaatctgtcatatagtgtggacagataaatgattaacactattcaagtatatttcGTTTTACTTagaaaagtgatgcttttggaCATGaatattacaatttatataagaatactatttttatggttcttgtgttcttattgatgatttatatagattgaaactcgataatgatttttatgaatcTCTTCTACTATTCATCAAAATGTTAGAATTTAAGCATAGACCACTAAATGAAAATTCTACTTATTTGTGGCATAGACGTTTGGGCTATGTATCTAAAGAAAGATAAATAAAGAATGAGATTCTTCCAAATCTGAATTTATTGCTCTTGATGCATGTTTGGATTGTATTAGAGGAAAACAAACCAAATATATCAAGAAAGGTGCCACGAGAAGTACTCAACTTCTTAAAATTGTACACACTGATATTTGCGGATCCTTTGATACATTATCTTGATatagaaagtttttttttgagCGATTAGGTTGAAAACTTAAATTATAACCATATCACAGACATTAAACATAGCCTCTAAGAAAAGTACTTTTAATTTTGTCAACTAAGAAATTTCACTGTTTGTATAATAATCTTTTTGCATGGTATGTTTGAAATCAAATCCAATTATTGAAAATTGAATCGACCAAGCCTACTTAGATGAGGAGTTTAAGTTCGgaattatatatgttatttcgAGTATgagagaagaaaatgaaatactaTGTTCATCTTCTCGTCAATTTATTATCTTCTATGTATTAATAATAAATGGAAGAAATAGTAGAAATGCAGAAAACTGAGCTATGTTTATGATGTTTCATCATATTAGTACCAAGCATATTAGAGAGATTGTTAATTTGCCTGTATTAtcaaaaagatattttctaCACGTACAGTAGCATGTATTTGTTTtcctctattttaatttttttctacatGTAcagttatttttgtttaaagatTGATACTTTGGATAGTATTTATTCTTAGCAGCTCTTTAATTACACTTTTTCACGTATGGTCATCATAATTTATTTCCGGCAACtatttaattacaatttttcGTGTGGCATATTCAATATTGTAggattaaaatacatttttggTTACATTCTACCTATCTAGTTTAAGTCCACAAAATTCGGAAGTCTtgtttactttcttaaactagacaaataaaaatagtcgGAGTGTGTGTTCTTTCTCTTTGTGTGTGTACTTTTTCATGTGTAAGTGTATTTCCGTGATGGGAATAGAGAAAAATTTAGTCTTAGAGTGTGTtcggtatgaaggaaaacattttctggaaaatgtttttcaattttctcatgtttggttggggcaaaagttttagaaaatgttttccaaatcaactcattttcctcaaaattaaggaaaatgacttcccttcaaaaattaaagaaaacattttccaaagctctcctccaatttcaaattacatttttttttggaaaaaacatcaatttttaaaaaaataaaaatattttcaatttcaaaattttattttttcacccgatCCCTGACCNNNNNNNNNNNNNNNNNNNNNNNNNNNNNNNNNNNNNNNNNNNNNNNNNNNNNNNNNNNNNNNNNNNNNNNNNNNNNNNNNNNNNNNNNNNNNNNNNNNNNNNNNNNNNNNNNNNNNNNNNNNNNNNNNNNNNNNNNNNNNNNNNNNNNNNNNNNNNNNNNNNNNNNNNNNNNNNNNNNNNNNNNNNNNNNNNNNNNNNNNNNNNNNNNNNNNNNNNNNNNNNNNNNNNNNNNNNNNNNNNNNNNNNNNNNNNNNNNNNNNNNNNNNNNNNNNNNNNNNNNNNNNNNNNNNNNNNNNNNNNNNNNNNNNNNNNNNNNNNNNNNNNNNNNNNNNNNNNNNNNNNNNNNNNNNNNNNNNNNNNNNNNNNNNNNNNNNNNNNNNNNNNNNNNNNNNNNNNNNNNNNNNNNNNNNNNNNNNNNNNNNNNNNNNNNNNNNNNNNNNNNNNNNNNNNNNNNNNNNNNNNNNNNNNNNNNNNNNNNNNNNNNCACCCCTaaccccccaaaaaaattaattttgctttttaaaaatactatcaacttcaaatttttattttttcactcctaCCCCCTCCTCCTGCCTCCCCTCactacccccacccccaccaccccaccccaaaaaaaattatttttaaaaaatattttaaatttcataaattattttctactctagtaaaaataaaagatgttcctcaaaaatattttttattcataaatcaaacactaaaagtcattttcaaaaaatattttctactcaccaaccaaacatgagaaaatgagtccaaaatctacttgttttccaggaaaacattttctaggaaaacattttccatggaaaacattttccttcataccaaacacacccttaatgtTGTTGAAACGTTTTGTGTATACTGTTATGAGAGCTCTTTTAAGGCATATTTTCAAGGTGTAGCTTGTAAAGTTCAATTCAATGTATATTGTTATAGAGGTCTTGTGAATGCATTCAATAGTTCTCTAGGATTTAATGCAATCACTGTGAATCCAACCTGTAGACCTTTTAGACTTGTGATACAGTATCGAATGCAATCTATTTTCGTCTCCCAACCTTCTACACCAAAAcctataaatttgaaaattatagaCGATTTAGACTTGTGATACACTACTAAATTGACAGTTGAAGTTCTGATAGGAAACTCTACGATTATGAGGAGACCATAACAAATTTCAATCATGAACGAAATTggttcaaatttgaaattttagacTTGAAGTTCTTATAGGACGTTTTAAACTTGAAAGTTCTGATAGGACGTTTTAGATTTCAGAAATAACTGTACTGAATACCCTTGTAGGATTAATATTATCGAAAATCAAACCTCTATCATGCTGCTACTAGTTCCTTTCGTAATTGCCTCTATAAACATAATTACTTATGGTCTTTTGAACAATTTTGTACCTGTAGATTTTGAAGATTAAAGTTACAAGTCAAGATGCAAGTTTAGATGAAGCAAAaggttgttattatttttctatggaAGTTATGCAAGACTTGATATAATAGTCTAGCTTGAAATGTTGAtaagttaaaacttttttttaagaaaatattgaaattaacatCATGGGATGTGAcccaatttttaaatttatattaatgcCTTCtgttttagagttttttttagCAATCTTATGTTTattgatactttttttttcaattttgtaatGTGAAGTGTAAGAGATATTGGCGGTAAATTAGAGACAAAAAATATTGCTCTCCCTAAAAGTTCATCTAGGATGAGACAACTTCTTGTCGCTAAAAGTCAATTTAGGATGTGATAGCTACTAGTCGCCAAAAAAGTGATCTATGACGAAGTAGCTTCTCGTCGTTTAAGGGAATTAGCGACCAGAAAATAACTAgtttttaagaagaaaatcCACTATTTGGGATGAGATTCATGGTCTCTAAAATTAGTTTTGCGACCAGCTTTGCGACCGTCTGTAAAAGCATTTAAGGACCAGTTAAAGGAGCCCGTCGCAATTGACCTTTTGCGAAAGGTCTATTAGGACGGGTGGCGACCAGCATTTCCTTGTCGCAATAGACTATTTGGGATCAGAGTTTTACTTTTTAGGACTAGATTTCCCTTCCTTAGAGGGTGTTTTTCTTGTAGTGTTATGTGTTCTTCCCAAATTTTCCCCATCCATATTCTTATGCAAGAAGgggatattcatattatcaaaaTGAACATCCAAAATTTACTAGCTAGTGAGCATGatgcctattttttttatttggttaaaTTAGATGTCTAGGTTTTCCTCATTCTAAAAATGACATTAACTTTCCTAGAAATATATGCAGTGGACCCCACATGAATACTTATTTCTATCTAAAGGCAACCTCATCATAAATCAAACCTAATATGTTTAAATgatattatttatgtgttttaatttatttatcttattcttttagtttattttgaggAATAATGTTTCTTTGGTTTTGATCAAACTTTTTGATTGTAAGTTGCAATTTCCAACAAGGCATATTTAATACTATAAAACTAAATAACATGatgttgatatattttatatatctttaatataatattatcagatttattttttttaactttttacaaTTATATCACATTAAAattagacaaataaattaaaataaagaaaaacgcACGATCTTTTTCGTCGTGAAAAGGCAAGGTCATGTGGACTTGGCCAAAAGTAACACCACAAAAAGTTTTGGCAGATAAACATCATTATCTGCAATAACTAGTTTTGGATCAAATTGTGGAAATAAGAGTTGGATTTTAGCAACTTGCACATATGATGCTATAAAATGGCTTTTTGAAAACTTTGGGTCTATACAATTAGTGGGGCAAACTCTCTAGCTACGTGAAACATAATCAATCACATGTCAATTGACcatataaaaagtttaaataattaataattatgtatgtatacataGGATGTAAATCTAAGCCATGATTCATGAATATGTCCTGTGTATACTCAGTCAATTGAGAAttccttctaattttttattccTTAGCTACAAGTTCTAAGTATTGATCTTTAGATTAGCTTAAAAGCTACATTAAAGgtaatttgtataaatatttataattgaaatgaaattattatcaactcattaatgaaacgattcatgaaaaaaattatctagCGCTTTAATGTTTTGATGAGAAATGTGGTAGTTTGATAAAGTTATTTTCCACCACAATTTTGTTTGACTTTTTAATTAGTTCTAAGTTATTCTCgtagaaaaatataaatcagTTAAGCAtcgtaattaaaaaaaaaggaacataaATCTGAAGAAAAAATACGCTAACAATTTTCTcgaattttgattaatttacgTATTATGgactgtaaaaaaaaaaggtttcaGTAATTTATTCAATATAGACCAGAGGGAGTGCTATACTTTCAATTGAACCCTTTTACTTCTACTTATTTCCACATTAAGTATTAGTAATTTGCTATTAATTAGGTTGATATCAGTTATTTACACTATTTAGTTTAATATATTAGTAATAACAAACCTTGTATAActttaatagaaaatatttatttataacaaaaatgtAACACTTTAGTTGGAAAATGAGAAATGTTATGAGAGAAATTTTAGGGGTGACATCTCTAATCAAACGAATGCATGTGGAGAAACCATTTGTATTGCATTATTAATACATGAAAATTCATGGTTACACACTTAAATACACGACTAGTTGTATAACTAATGCGAAAactaaattatatattgattaagaaaatatgtcaaacaaaatattaataatatatcaaGCTATCCTTAAATCAAAATGAATATGATCACGTCACGTTGAAATTGAACCATACCCTTAggaaagataaataaaatatatgtaagtATAAATACATCTCATTTTGCCGATAGGACACGCCACGATTTTTATAATGGAAAATGAAAAACGAGGAAagttaaacaatttttttcaatgtaATAGCAGCCTAATCTTTTGTCTTATATATATGGAAAttagtataaaattaattaattagcctATTATATGAACTGTTAcaagaaaaatgttttattaGTCATTGATTGAAAGAATACATGATGTTTTCTTATCAACACCAACCCTATTCCAaccttttttataaaattaaaaaaaaaattcacacatTAAATTGTCACGTGTCATAtattatatgtaatataatataatataaaataataaaaatagacaaaattaaaaagttttgcTGTTAATTCTTGATGATTTCCTATACCTTGGACTAATTTATTTGAACTAATTTATCTTAGTATTTATTGTAAGAAGACGTGTCTGTTaggttacattttttttaagtaaactATTCAATATAGTTGTACGTTATATTAAAACTCTTATGtattatgtgtattttttctttcactaatgTAAAaagtaagataaaaaaattatgggcTTTCCTTTTGTCAAGTCTTATACACTCACATAAGTTGTTTTTGAAAAGGTGTTCCATGTTATAATATACAAGTTGGACATGACAAATATTTAGGTGCTAATTTAATGGAAAATATCGACCATTGATaaattattcaagaaaataaatcatttatcaattttcatatattatagAGTTCTGTATTTTTGTCGTACTTGTGTAAAGATTTTTCGATATCCATAGTTGATTCTATATATaaaatccttttattttatgtttcctAATTCTTAGTCATGTTTTTCTAATTTAGGGTAAATACAGTAGTTATGTATTGACTCCAATCCaaattgaaataagaaaaaatctaTAAATGTTATATTTAGACTACCATTGTGtgacatattttttaaagtttgaaatgtAAGAGATATTAACGAATAAATGTAATCCCTTCTCAAAACTAATAATTTCCTGTGTAATTTAAAAAGACAAAACTAGTGGattctaaataataataataagaataataataataataacaataataatgatgatgataagaACGacagtaataacaataataataatgttaccTAACGAATTTTCAACAatcactcatttttttttttgtctgttattaagaaatcaatgaaaatcaagttgcccaTTGTCTTGTTAGAGCATTTCATGTTTCTATATCTGGTACGATGGAGTGTGATAACTCTGTATTTCTCATTATTGAtgaactcattttttatttgaataatacATGAtgataaaacaattaattaaaaaaatgtacttCACACagcattaaaaataataataatattacaaacattaacattaaattaatattgtCTCAAAGATTCCCACGGTTTACATTCGGGAAGACTCTTGAAACTTAAAATAGTATTCTCTACGATCAAATCCTTAATTAGaattacataattaaatattttaattttaagtgtgaacttcaataaaaaaatcaataatagaattcttatatttaaatattacataaataatattatgataAGCTACAATAATGCatagatcatataaaatattgaaaagatgCGTGACAAGATTGAGGGCCAAAAAACAAAATCCCCTCTGAACCCTCAATTTTTAAAACACAATGAGAGGTGTACTTcctttggtttatttttatatattcattttggactttataatttttttaagaaagaacgattaatataaataatttttattataaaatctatattaattgacttttaattttttatttttctaaaaaagaagcacgaaatgtatatatatatttaagttattaCTTTTTTCTCACACACGCAAAATACAAGCTAAATATCAAGGCATTATACGGATCACAGTCACAAAATTTAAGTTCGATAACTTGACAGCCGACGTTACTGACCAGTGACCACCGACCTACCCCTTAAGTCATTTTGAAACTTaggcaaaaaataaaaaaataaaaaattaataccaaaactcctttaattaattttctatgaCTCCTTCAAAGTCAACCTTACTTTTTCAAACttcaatctatatatataaacaaaaacaaaaccaTTTTCCAAACtcacacacacaaaaataaaaataaatttcctcCTTCGatccatatatttatttatcaattccTCCAAAAATGGGCAATGGATGTTACACATCAAATCTATTGACAATCAAGGTTATATTTCACGATGGAACGACGAGGATGGTGATCGGAAAAAAGCTAGCTGGGGAGATAATGTTTGAGTACCCCGATTGCATGGTATGTCATGCGGACTCATTTTTCATTGGTCAACCAATTCCATCGTTAGGTATCGACgataagttaaaaaataacGATACGTACTTTGTTCTTCCACTTGATTCCTTCACAAACAAAGTGCTTTCGGCTTCTTCTCTAGCTACCTTAGGTAGTAATAAtagcaataataataacaaaagagGTCATGTTAACTTCAAAAATCCTGCTTTTGAATATATAAAGGGATCAAATGGTAGGGTTTTGATTAAAGTCGCGCCGGAGTTTATGATCAAGTTACTTCAAAGAGGAAATAAGGAGGAAGATGAGGATTGTGGATCTACTAGTAGTACGAGCCCTAGTTTTTTGTGTAGCACACCTGAGTTGAGGAAGCATTACGAACAATTGGTTGGTGCAAAAGGGCAAGTATGGTCACCTAAATTAGATACTATTTCTGAATATAAGATTAGGTATTCACCTTGTAGATTGATTGGATTGGAatggagagagaaagaatagttttttttttttgttaaattgtgATATAATTAgactcttt includes:
- the LOC107017349 gene encoding uncharacterized protein LOC107017349 gives rise to the protein MGNGCYTSNLLTIKVIFHDGTTRMVIGKKLAGEIMFEYPDCMVCHADSFFIGQPIPSLGIDDKLKNNDTYFVLPLDSFTNKVLSASSLATLGSNNSNNNNKRGHVNFKNPAFEYIKGSNGRVLIKVAPEFMIKLLQRGNKEEDEDCGSTSSTSPSFLCSTPELRKHYEQLVGAKGQVWSPKLDTISEYKIRYSPCRLIGLEWREKE